In the Phaseolus vulgaris cultivar G19833 chromosome 7, P. vulgaris v2.0, whole genome shotgun sequence genome, one interval contains:
- the LOC137830464 gene encoding phosphopantetheinyl transferase-like isoform X1: MEEGVKRWVVNLSKWEPHPSHFSFALSLLPSHEHSSVTRFVKLEDRKRALVSRMLQYVLVHDVLQIPFPDIVIKRTLEGKPYLDYDGLRFPNFNFNVSHHGDYVAIASEPVCLVGIDIVSYDVPQGETITEFIQPFSSYFSCLEWDNIVMAGTSDDVLVEFYRYWSLKEAYVKAIGSGLTEGLNKVEFSHTRWTNISAKVNGKVMTQWRFWLFELEDRHCVSIARVHPVSAATSYKRTLKKVEFTEEEYTLGLHLPNVDFVQLGIEQLISIIQKASD, translated from the exons ATGGAAGAAGGAGTGAAGAGATGGGTGGTGAACTTATCAAAGTGGGAGCCACACCCCTCTCACTTCTCCTTCGCTCTCTCCCTCCTTCCCTCCCACGAACACTCCTCCGTTACCAG GTTTGTGAAATTGGAAGACAGAAAACGTGCACTTGTCAGCCGCATGCTTCAGTATGTTCTTGTCCATGATGTGTTACAAATCCCATTTCCTGACATTGTCATAAAACGAACTTTGGAAGGCAAACCCTATTTG GATTATGATGGGCTTAGATTCccaaattttaatttcaatgtaTCCCATCATGGTGACTATGTGGCCATAGCATCTGAACCTGTATGTCTTGTGGGGATAGACATTGTCTCCTATGATGTCCCACAGGGAGAAACAATTACAGAATTCATTCAGCCCTTCTCTTCATACTTTTCATGTTTGGAATGGGATAACATAGTCATGGCTGGCACTTCTGATGATGTATTAGTTGAATTTTACAG GTATTGGAGCCTAAAAGAAGCATATGTTAAAGCTATAGGGAGTGGACTGACTGAAGGGTTGAATAAAGTGGAGTTTTCTCACACGAGATGGACTAATATATCAGCAAAAGTGAATGGGAAGGTTATGACACAGTGGAGATTTTGGCTGTTTGAACTGGAGGATAGACATTGT GTTTCAATTGCCAGAGTTCACCCAGTATCAGCTGCTACGAGTTACAAAAGAACATTGAAGAAAGTAGAGTTTACTGAAGAGGAATATACTCTAGGTCTTCATCTTCCAAATGTAGACTTTGTTCAACTAGGAATAGAACAACTTATTTCAATTATACAGAAAGCTTCTGATTAG
- the LOC137830464 gene encoding phosphopantetheinyl transferase-like isoform X3: MGGELIKVGATPLSLLLRSLPPSLPRTLLRYQDYDGLRFPNFNFNVSHHGDYVAIASEPVCLVGIDIVSYDVPQGETITEFIQPFSSYFSCLEWDNIVMAGTSDDVLVEFYRYWSLKEAYVKAIGSGLTEGLNKVEFSHTRWTNISAKVNGKVMTQWRFWLFELEDRHCVSIARVHPVSAATSYKRTLKKVEFTEEEYTLGLHLPNVDFVQLGIEQLISIIQKASD, encoded by the exons ATGGGTGGTGAACTTATCAAAGTGGGAGCCACACCCCTCTCACTTCTCCTTCGCTCTCTCCCTCCTTCCCTCCCACGAACACTCCTCCGTTACCAG GATTATGATGGGCTTAGATTCccaaattttaatttcaatgtaTCCCATCATGGTGACTATGTGGCCATAGCATCTGAACCTGTATGTCTTGTGGGGATAGACATTGTCTCCTATGATGTCCCACAGGGAGAAACAATTACAGAATTCATTCAGCCCTTCTCTTCATACTTTTCATGTTTGGAATGGGATAACATAGTCATGGCTGGCACTTCTGATGATGTATTAGTTGAATTTTACAG GTATTGGAGCCTAAAAGAAGCATATGTTAAAGCTATAGGGAGTGGACTGACTGAAGGGTTGAATAAAGTGGAGTTTTCTCACACGAGATGGACTAATATATCAGCAAAAGTGAATGGGAAGGTTATGACACAGTGGAGATTTTGGCTGTTTGAACTGGAGGATAGACATTGT GTTTCAATTGCCAGAGTTCACCCAGTATCAGCTGCTACGAGTTACAAAAGAACATTGAAGAAAGTAGAGTTTACTGAAGAGGAATATACTCTAGGTCTTCATCTTCCAAATGTAGACTTTGTTCAACTAGGAATAGAACAACTTATTTCAATTATACAGAAAGCTTCTGATTAG
- the LOC137830464 gene encoding phosphopantetheinyl transferase-like isoform X2, translating into MGGELIKVGATPLSLLLRSLPPSLPRTLLRYQVCEIGRQKTCTCQPHASDYDGLRFPNFNFNVSHHGDYVAIASEPVCLVGIDIVSYDVPQGETITEFIQPFSSYFSCLEWDNIVMAGTSDDVLVEFYRYWSLKEAYVKAIGSGLTEGLNKVEFSHTRWTNISAKVNGKVMTQWRFWLFELEDRHCVSIARVHPVSAATSYKRTLKKVEFTEEEYTLGLHLPNVDFVQLGIEQLISIIQKASD; encoded by the exons ATGGGTGGTGAACTTATCAAAGTGGGAGCCACACCCCTCTCACTTCTCCTTCGCTCTCTCCCTCCTTCCCTCCCACGAACACTCCTCCGTTACCAG GTTTGTGAAATTGGAAGACAGAAAACGTGCACTTGTCAGCCGCATGCTTCA GATTATGATGGGCTTAGATTCccaaattttaatttcaatgtaTCCCATCATGGTGACTATGTGGCCATAGCATCTGAACCTGTATGTCTTGTGGGGATAGACATTGTCTCCTATGATGTCCCACAGGGAGAAACAATTACAGAATTCATTCAGCCCTTCTCTTCATACTTTTCATGTTTGGAATGGGATAACATAGTCATGGCTGGCACTTCTGATGATGTATTAGTTGAATTTTACAG GTATTGGAGCCTAAAAGAAGCATATGTTAAAGCTATAGGGAGTGGACTGACTGAAGGGTTGAATAAAGTGGAGTTTTCTCACACGAGATGGACTAATATATCAGCAAAAGTGAATGGGAAGGTTATGACACAGTGGAGATTTTGGCTGTTTGAACTGGAGGATAGACATTGT GTTTCAATTGCCAGAGTTCACCCAGTATCAGCTGCTACGAGTTACAAAAGAACATTGAAGAAAGTAGAGTTTACTGAAGAGGAATATACTCTAGGTCTTCATCTTCCAAATGTAGACTTTGTTCAACTAGGAATAGAACAACTTATTTCAATTATACAGAAAGCTTCTGATTAG